A DNA window from Ralstonia solanacearum K60 contains the following coding sequences:
- a CDS encoding cobalamin biosynthesis protein: MKPTAIWLVRADGLPLAQRLARALDAELYAPWEIPHASPRELFRHAFAHHRRWIMVAATGIAVRYLDGLPQNKHVDPAVVVLDEAGRFAIPLLSGHEGGANALAYEVAQLTGGIPAVTTATEARKPLTLGIGCRRGKSMEAIGRAVMAALSQRALTEVREVATIDLKADEAGLLAFCARHELPLRVIAQADVAARGWTAAPSAWVRKHVGVDGVCEPCALIASPRGRLIVPKTALDGVTVAVVEDNPAWKETTR; the protein is encoded by the coding sequence ATGAAGCCCACCGCGATCTGGCTGGTGCGCGCCGATGGGCTGCCGCTGGCGCAACGGCTGGCCCGGGCGCTCGATGCCGAGCTGTACGCGCCGTGGGAGATTCCGCACGCCTCGCCGCGCGAGCTGTTCCGCCACGCCTTCGCGCACCATCGCCGCTGGATCATGGTGGCGGCCACCGGCATCGCCGTGCGCTACCTCGACGGCCTGCCGCAAAACAAGCACGTCGACCCGGCAGTCGTGGTGCTGGACGAGGCCGGGCGCTTCGCCATTCCGCTGCTGTCCGGACACGAGGGCGGCGCCAACGCGCTCGCCTACGAAGTGGCGCAGCTCACCGGCGGCATCCCGGCCGTCACCACCGCCACCGAGGCCCGCAAGCCGCTGACGCTCGGCATCGGCTGCCGGCGCGGCAAATCGATGGAGGCCATCGGCCGCGCCGTGATGGCCGCGCTGAGCCAGCGTGCGCTGACCGAGGTGCGCGAAGTCGCCACCATCGACCTCAAGGCCGACGAAGCGGGCCTGCTGGCCTTCTGCGCGCGCCACGAACTGCCGCTGCGGGTGATCGCCCAGGCGGATGTCGCCGCGCGCGGCTGGACCGCTGCCCCGTCGGCCTGGGTACGCAAGCACGTCGGCGTCGACGGCGTGTGCGAGCCCTGCGCGCTGATCGCCAGCCCGCGCGGACGGCTGATCGTCCCCAAGACCGCGCTCGACGGCGTCACCGTCGCCGTCGTCGAAGACAACCCTGCATGGAAGGAAACCACCCGATGA
- the bluB gene encoding 5,6-dimethylbenzimidazole synthase, giving the protein MNPTYRYADADVAAVYRVIRERRDMRHFRPDPIEPALLERLLRAAHLAPSVGYMQPWRFIRITDAALRARIHALVDEERHLTARALGQREDDFLRLKVEGILDCGEVLVAALMDKREPHIFGRRTLPEMDLASVACAIQNLWLAARAEGIGVGWVSMFDPQQLGRLLHLPAGARPVAVLCLGHVDAFYDRPMLEQENWAGRQPLESMLFENRWQAD; this is encoded by the coding sequence ATGAACCCTACGTATCGCTATGCCGACGCCGATGTCGCTGCTGTCTACCGCGTCATCCGCGAGCGGCGCGACATGCGCCATTTCCGCCCCGACCCGATCGAGCCCGCGCTGCTGGAGCGCCTGCTGCGGGCCGCCCATCTGGCGCCCAGCGTCGGCTACATGCAGCCCTGGCGCTTCATCCGCATCACCGATGCGGCGCTGCGCGCGCGCATCCATGCGCTGGTCGACGAAGAGCGCCATCTCACCGCCAGGGCGCTCGGCCAGCGGGAAGACGACTTCCTGCGGCTGAAGGTCGAAGGCATTCTCGATTGCGGTGAGGTGCTGGTCGCCGCGCTGATGGACAAGCGCGAGCCGCACATCTTCGGCCGACGCACGCTGCCCGAGATGGACCTCGCCTCGGTCGCCTGCGCGATCCAGAACCTGTGGCTGGCCGCCCGCGCGGAGGGCATCGGCGTGGGCTGGGTCTCGATGTTCGATCCGCAGCAGCTGGGCCGACTGCTGCACCTGCCGGCCGGCGCCCGCCCGGTGGCCGTGCTGTGCCTGGGCCACGTCGATGCGTTCTACGACCGGCCGATGCTGGAGCAGGAAAACTGGGCCGGCCGCCAGCCGCTGGAATCGATGCTGTTCGAGAACCGCTGGCAGGCGGACTGA
- a CDS encoding CobW family GTP-binding protein: MTQRIPVTVFTGFLGAGKTTLLANLIRDNKQRRLAILVNEFGEVSIDGALLRGEGGHSGAEVHDLSNGLIAYDDDADFLPTMQALWQRRGTIDHVLIETSGLALPTAVMECLQSEALAPYFVLDATLAVVDTPLLLSGGFDPAAARDAATQTPVASLFEQQLANADIVALNKIDALDEDAQLAAEARVRALAPSVRFIELAFDARLDTRLTLGLRLHEPAGTAHRHYGPVATLPGLNLRPLANQRVLDGHSHGGLSAHSHGLATHKHFHERDPGWQSFMIRSHDTQDADTLRYAVAAITRSEPILRAKGFARAGTGRVLIQAVRNRVEARLEPDAAPPKQAQLVFIGYHPSRPRVAEQLRELTGTDWH; this comes from the coding sequence ATGACCCAACGCATTCCCGTGACCGTCTTCACCGGCTTTCTGGGCGCCGGCAAGACCACGCTGCTGGCCAACCTGATCCGCGACAACAAGCAGCGCAGGCTGGCCATCCTCGTCAACGAATTCGGCGAAGTGTCGATCGACGGCGCGCTGCTGCGCGGCGAGGGCGGGCACAGCGGCGCCGAAGTCCACGACCTGTCCAACGGACTGATCGCCTACGACGACGATGCCGACTTCCTGCCGACCATGCAGGCGCTGTGGCAGCGGCGCGGCACGATCGACCACGTGCTGATCGAGACCTCCGGCCTCGCGCTGCCGACGGCCGTGATGGAATGCCTGCAAAGCGAAGCGCTGGCGCCGTACTTCGTGCTGGACGCCACGCTGGCCGTGGTGGACACGCCGCTGCTGCTGTCGGGCGGCTTCGACCCCGCGGCCGCGCGCGACGCCGCCACGCAGACACCCGTCGCCAGCCTGTTCGAGCAGCAGCTCGCCAACGCGGACATCGTCGCGCTCAACAAGATCGATGCCCTCGATGAAGACGCCCAACTCGCCGCCGAGGCGCGCGTGCGTGCGCTGGCGCCTTCGGTGCGCTTCATCGAGCTGGCGTTCGACGCCCGGCTCGACACGCGGCTGACGCTCGGCCTGCGCCTGCACGAACCGGCCGGCACCGCGCATCGGCACTACGGGCCGGTGGCCACCCTGCCGGGGCTCAACCTGCGGCCGCTGGCCAACCAGCGCGTGCTCGACGGCCACAGCCACGGCGGCCTGAGCGCGCACAGCCACGGGCTGGCGACGCACAAGCACTTCCACGAGCGCGATCCGGGCTGGCAGTCGTTCATGATCCGCAGCCACGACACGCAGGACGCCGACACCCTGCGCTACGCCGTCGCCGCCATCACCCGCAGCGAGCCGATCCTGCGCGCCAAGGGCTTTGCCCGCGCCGGCACCGGGCGAGTGCTGATCCAAGCGGTCCGCAACCGGGTGGAAGCCCGCCTGGAGCCGGACGCCGCGCCGCCCAAGCAGGCGCAACTGGTCTTCATCGGCTACCACCCGAGCCGCCCGCGCGTGGCCGAGCAATTGCGCGAGCTGACCGGCACGGACTGGCACTGA
- the cobM gene encoding precorrin-4 C(11)-methyltransferase yields the protein MKVYFIGAGPGAADLITLRGARLLGSVPMVLYAGSLVPPEMLQHCRPDAELHDTAALSLDEQEACYRRAQAEGKDVARLHSGDPAIYGATAEQMRRLEALGIDYEIVPGVSSFTAAAAVLGSELTRPAVSQSIVLTRVSGRASAVPELESVARFAEHQATMCIFLSGQRLKQTVADLLLHYPADTPVALVRRATWPDQAIHRATLGTLLSAVSQKDWLLTTLLLVGRALSREGGVESSLYAAGFTHIFRDGTDRKTPRRSRRKTEKTEPAEKTSGETP from the coding sequence ATGAAGGTGTATTTCATCGGCGCCGGGCCTGGCGCCGCCGACCTCATCACGCTGCGCGGCGCCCGCCTCCTGGGCAGCGTGCCGATGGTGCTGTACGCGGGCTCGCTGGTGCCGCCCGAAATGCTGCAGCACTGCCGCCCCGACGCCGAGCTGCACGACACCGCCGCCCTGTCGCTCGACGAGCAGGAAGCCTGCTACCGCCGCGCGCAGGCCGAAGGCAAGGACGTGGCGCGCCTGCATTCCGGCGACCCGGCCATCTACGGCGCCACCGCCGAGCAGATGCGCCGGCTGGAGGCGCTCGGCATCGACTACGAAATCGTGCCGGGCGTGTCGTCGTTCACCGCCGCCGCCGCCGTGCTGGGCAGCGAGCTGACGCGGCCGGCGGTGTCGCAATCCATCGTCCTGACGCGGGTGTCGGGGCGGGCTTCGGCCGTGCCCGAACTGGAGTCCGTCGCGCGCTTCGCCGAGCACCAGGCCACGATGTGCATCTTCCTGTCCGGCCAGCGCCTGAAGCAGACCGTGGCCGACCTGCTGCTGCACTATCCGGCCGACACGCCGGTGGCGCTGGTGCGCCGCGCCACCTGGCCCGACCAGGCCATCCACCGCGCCACGCTCGGCACGCTGCTGTCGGCAGTCAGCCAGAAAGACTGGCTGCTGACCACCCTGCTGCTGGTCGGCCGCGCGCTGTCGCGCGAGGGCGGCGTGGAGTCGAGCCTGTACGCGGCCGGCTTCACGCATATCTTCCGCGACGGCACCGACCGCAAGACCCCGCGCCGCAGCCGGCGGAAGACCGAGAAAACCGAGCCGGCCGAGAAAACCAGCGGGGAGACCCCATGA
- a CDS encoding cobyrinate a,c-diamide synthase, whose protein sequence is MTMATPADAIRHCPALFLSAPASHQGKTTLTAGLARHHRNQGRTVRVFKTGPDYLDPYILERASGQPVHSLDLWMTGEADCRQRLYAAAAESDLILIEGAMGLFDGTPSSADLAEAFGVPVLALIDASAMAQTFAAIAHGLASFRPTLPFYGVLANQVASPRHAELLTAALPAGLRCFGTVARDDAMTLPERHLGLVMAQEIDDLERRLEHAAAQIAATDLATLPPPVAFAPARDEPVPPLLAGTRIAVARDAAFSFLYPANLELLARLGAELRFFSPLADAALPQADAVYLPGGYPELHLHTLAANRAMQAALRAHASAGKPLYAECGGMLYLADTLTDATGQRGTMTGLLPGTATLHTRLAGLGLQSVDLGDGELRGHTFHYSSLETPLAPAARARRAGSATPGEAVYRHGSIVASYLHAYFPSNPVATARLFRP, encoded by the coding sequence ATGACGATGGCCACGCCCGCCGATGCCATCCGGCATTGCCCGGCGCTGTTCCTGTCCGCCCCGGCCTCGCACCAGGGCAAGACCACGCTGACCGCCGGCCTGGCCCGCCACCACCGTAACCAGGGCCGCACGGTGCGCGTGTTCAAGACCGGCCCGGACTATCTCGACCCCTACATCCTCGAGCGCGCCAGCGGCCAGCCCGTGCACTCGCTCGATCTGTGGATGACCGGCGAGGCCGACTGCCGCCAGCGCCTCTACGCGGCGGCCGCCGAATCCGACCTGATCCTGATCGAAGGCGCCATGGGTCTGTTCGACGGCACGCCGTCCAGCGCCGACCTGGCCGAAGCCTTCGGCGTACCGGTGCTGGCGCTGATCGATGCCTCGGCCATGGCGCAGACCTTTGCCGCCATCGCGCACGGGCTGGCGAGCTTCCGCCCGACGCTGCCGTTCTACGGTGTGCTCGCCAACCAAGTGGCCAGCCCGCGCCATGCCGAGCTGCTGACCGCCGCCCTGCCCGCCGGGCTGCGCTGCTTCGGCACCGTCGCGCGCGACGACGCCATGACGCTGCCCGAACGCCACCTGGGTCTGGTCATGGCCCAGGAGATCGACGACCTCGAACGGCGGCTGGAACACGCCGCCGCGCAGATCGCCGCCACGGACCTTGCAACGCTGCCGCCGCCGGTCGCCTTCGCCCCGGCCCGCGACGAGCCGGTGCCGCCCCTGCTGGCCGGCACGCGCATCGCCGTGGCCCGCGACGCGGCGTTCTCGTTTCTCTATCCGGCCAACCTCGAACTGCTGGCCCGGCTGGGCGCGGAACTGCGCTTTTTCTCGCCGCTGGCCGATGCCGCGCTGCCGCAGGCGGACGCGGTCTACCTGCCGGGCGGCTACCCCGAACTGCACCTCCACACGCTGGCCGCCAACCGGGCCATGCAGGCCGCGCTGCGCGCCCACGCCAGCGCCGGCAAGCCGCTGTACGCGGAATGCGGCGGCATGCTGTACCTCGCCGACACGTTGACCGACGCCACGGGCCAGCGCGGCACGATGACCGGCCTCCTCCCCGGCACGGCCACGCTGCACACCCGGCTGGCGGGGCTGGGCCTGCAGTCGGTCGACCTGGGCGACGGCGAGCTGCGCGGCCACACGTTCCACTATTCGAGCCTGGAGACGCCGCTCGCCCCGGCCGCACGCGCCCGCCGTGCCGGCAGCGCCACGCCCGGCGAGGCCGTCTATCGCCACGGCAGCATCGTCGCCAGCTACCTGCACGCCTACTTTCCGTCCAACCCCGTCGCCACTGCCCGCCTGTTCCGGCCATGA
- the cbiD gene encoding cobalt-precorrin-5B (C(1))-methyltransferase CbiD, producing the protein MQPSARRPFDLAALAPNGLRRGRTTGTCATAAVKAALLRLVRGETVDAVEVSLPDPDYYLEVPIERVQPLASGAVRADVLKYAGDDPDNTDGATIFAEVSVNHAGEVRFVAAQGVGTVTQPGLRVPPGEPAINPVPRQMMRMAVDEVLAGGANPGFDLAIGCVDGERIARRTFNPMLGIVGGISILGTSGIVEPMSLAAWMASIEVYVRVALGDAPEAIAFTPGKIGRAYAAHPLALSKKQVVQIANFIGASLDYAQTALEEDRHRLGTLWVLGHPGKLAKVLDGVWDTHSSKSGMAMGSVAAVAAELGLAAALVEQIKTANTVENVIQILQPQPGAQSFWTEIEQRIAALMQPRVRRADRVAVRLFAMDGTPLGAAGRETLA; encoded by the coding sequence ATGCAGCCGTCGGCCCGCCGCCCCTTCGACCTCGCCGCGCTCGCGCCCAACGGCCTGCGGCGCGGCCGCACGACCGGCACCTGCGCCACCGCCGCGGTCAAGGCGGCGCTGCTCAGGCTGGTGCGCGGCGAGACGGTCGACGCGGTGGAGGTCAGCCTGCCGGACCCCGACTACTACCTGGAAGTCCCCATCGAGCGCGTGCAGCCGCTGGCCAGCGGCGCCGTGCGTGCCGATGTGCTCAAGTACGCCGGGGACGATCCGGACAACACCGACGGCGCGACGATCTTTGCCGAGGTGTCGGTCAACCACGCGGGCGAGGTGCGCTTCGTGGCGGCGCAGGGCGTGGGCACCGTCACCCAGCCCGGCCTGCGCGTGCCGCCCGGCGAACCGGCCATCAACCCGGTGCCGCGCCAGATGATGCGCATGGCGGTGGACGAAGTGCTGGCCGGCGGCGCCAACCCCGGCTTCGACCTGGCGATCGGCTGCGTGGACGGCGAGCGCATCGCCCGCCGCACCTTCAACCCGATGCTCGGCATCGTGGGCGGCATCTCCATCCTCGGCACCAGCGGCATTGTCGAGCCGATGTCGCTGGCGGCGTGGATGGCGTCGATCGAGGTGTATGTGCGCGTGGCGCTGGGCGATGCGCCCGAGGCCATCGCCTTCACGCCGGGCAAGATCGGGCGCGCTTACGCCGCGCACCCGCTGGCGCTGTCCAAGAAGCAGGTCGTGCAGATCGCCAACTTCATCGGCGCCTCGCTCGACTACGCACAGACCGCGCTGGAAGAAGACCGGCACCGGCTGGGCACGCTGTGGGTGCTCGGCCACCCCGGCAAGCTCGCCAAGGTGCTCGACGGCGTGTGGGACACCCATTCGAGCAAGAGCGGCATGGCCATGGGCTCCGTGGCCGCCGTGGCCGCCGAGCTCGGCCTGGCCGCCGCGCTCGTCGAACAGATCAAGACAGCCAATACCGTGGAAAACGTGATCCAGATTCTGCAACCCCAACCAGGCGCCCAGTCGTTCTGGACCGAAATCGAACAGCGCATCGCCGCCTTGATGCAGCCCAGGGTGCGGCGCGCGGACCGCGTGGCGGTGCGGCTCTTCGCCATGGACGGCACGCCGCTGGGCGCCGCCGGCCGGGAGACCCTAGCATGA
- the cobO gene encoding cob(I)yrinic acid a,c-diamide adenosyltransferase, translating to MKTDPAAHQRMTERRKAGFEKKKAAATQEKGLLIVHTGTGKGKSSAAFGMGLRVVGHGMRLGVVQFIKGALHTAERDLLGRFDNCDFLTMGEGYTWNTQDRDADIATARKGWDEARRMIEHGAYDMVILDELNIVLKYDYLPLDEVLAVFAARPAGLHVVVTGRHAPEALLDAADLVTEMRLVKHPYREQGIKAQRGVEY from the coding sequence ATGAAAACCGACCCCGCCGCGCACCAGCGCATGACCGAACGGCGCAAGGCCGGCTTCGAAAAGAAGAAGGCCGCCGCCACCCAGGAAAAAGGCCTGCTGATCGTGCACACCGGCACCGGCAAGGGCAAGAGCAGCGCGGCCTTCGGCATGGGGCTGCGCGTGGTCGGCCACGGCATGCGCCTGGGCGTCGTGCAGTTCATCAAGGGCGCGCTGCACACCGCCGAGCGCGACCTGCTGGGCCGCTTCGACAACTGCGACTTCCTCACCATGGGCGAGGGCTACACCTGGAACACCCAGGACCGCGACGCCGACATCGCCACCGCGCGCAAGGGCTGGGACGAAGCGCGCCGCATGATCGAGCACGGCGCGTACGACATGGTGATCCTCGACGAGCTCAACATCGTGCTCAAGTACGACTACCTGCCGCTCGACGAGGTGCTGGCCGTGTTTGCCGCGCGCCCCGCCGGCCTGCACGTGGTCGTCACCGGCCGCCATGCCCCCGAGGCGCTGCTCGACGCCGCCGACCTGGTGACCGAGATGCGCCTGGTCAAGCACCCCTATCGCGAACAGGGCATCAAGGCCCAGCGCGGCGTGGAGTACTGA
- the cobI gene encoding precorrin-2 C(20)-methyltransferase produces the protein MTALGRFIGIGVGPGPAGLIPVAALAALNAADLIYLPRARDSEVSVARQCLAGLAVPQAKLREIAFQMDPDRSVLSQHYAALADTVAAELRAGRNVAYLTIGDSLTYSTYGYLLAALRDALPALEHVTFPGVTSFAAVASALSWPLGEGKERILILPCPDDMEALRADIASHDIVVLMKIGARLPAVLSLLGEMGIAQHCAFARRIGLPGEVLCDDVRGLSADASGYLATMLIRRTAREKRHA, from the coding sequence ATGACCGCACTCGGCCGATTCATCGGCATCGGCGTCGGGCCCGGCCCCGCCGGCCTGATCCCGGTGGCCGCGCTCGCCGCGCTCAATGCCGCCGACCTGATCTACCTACCGCGCGCACGCGACAGCGAAGTCTCCGTGGCGCGCCAGTGCCTGGCCGGGCTGGCGGTGCCGCAGGCCAAGCTGCGCGAGATCGCGTTCCAGATGGACCCCGACCGCAGCGTGCTGTCGCAGCATTACGCCGCCCTGGCCGATACGGTCGCGGCCGAGCTGCGCGCCGGGCGCAACGTCGCCTACCTGACCATCGGCGATTCGCTCACGTATTCCACCTACGGCTACCTGCTGGCCGCGCTGCGCGATGCGCTGCCGGCGCTGGAGCACGTTACCTTTCCGGGCGTCACCAGCTTCGCGGCCGTGGCCTCGGCGCTGTCGTGGCCGCTGGGCGAGGGCAAGGAGCGCATCCTGATCCTGCCCTGCCCCGACGACATGGAAGCACTGCGCGCCGATATTGCCAGCCACGACATCGTGGTGCTGATGAAAATCGGCGCGCGGCTGCCGGCCGTGCTGAGCCTGTTGGGCGAGATGGGCATCGCGCAGCACTGCGCCTTCGCCCGCCGCATCGGCCTGCCGGGCGAGGTGCTGTGCGACGACGTGCGCGGGCTGTCCGCGGACGCGAGCGGCTACCTGGCCACCATGCTGATCCGCCGCACCGCCCGGGAGAAGCGTCACGCATGA
- the cobJ gene encoding precorrin-3B C(17)-methyltransferase → MSGKLYLVSVGPGTRELIPPMVKTALEASDTIVAYDLYLTWIAPWIAGKDIRTLPLTQERGRAELAIGQARAGRTVALISSGDIGIYAMAALAFEAMADDDTFDVQVIPGITSANACASLLGSPLSHDFATLSLSDLLCPWAWIETRARHIAQADLAVVLYNVQSRQRQEGVYRILDILLEHKRAETLCGIVHNAYREGQATEIVTLAELRTRRFDMLTSLVIGNRFTRRKRGWIYTPRGYGNWDDTPDTVTAAGLPARAVWVFSGTSDGNALAREIAATGQGVVVSSASDYGAALAEQHCPGVSVVAGRLGIERRRELLRGSGARAIVDATHPYAADMSRQLIRLAQELALPYLRYERPGDAQAAPAQRAASMEDAARLAMQHGQRIFLATGSKDLAAFVGADGAGRHAWFVRVAPDPAHLQRAIDAGIPRARLVAMQGPFSQAANEALWRDWNIDCVVTKDSGDAGGYQAKAAAAAALGIPLIVVDRPAVDYPAVARDFAGVLAQLTDLGNPADRNNVEA, encoded by the coding sequence ATGAGTGGCAAGCTGTATCTGGTGTCGGTCGGACCCGGCACCCGCGAACTGATCCCGCCGATGGTCAAGACGGCGCTGGAGGCCAGCGACACGATCGTCGCCTACGACCTCTACCTGACCTGGATCGCGCCGTGGATCGCCGGCAAGGACATCCGCACCCTGCCGCTCACGCAGGAACGCGGCCGCGCCGAGCTGGCCATCGGCCAAGCGCGCGCCGGACGCACGGTGGCGCTGATCTCCAGCGGCGACATCGGCATCTACGCCATGGCCGCGCTGGCGTTCGAAGCGATGGCCGACGACGACACGTTCGACGTGCAGGTCATTCCCGGCATCACCTCGGCCAATGCCTGCGCGTCGCTGCTGGGCTCGCCGCTGTCGCACGACTTCGCCACGCTGAGCCTGTCCGACCTGCTGTGCCCGTGGGCATGGATCGAAACGCGCGCCCGCCACATCGCCCAGGCCGACCTGGCCGTGGTGCTCTACAACGTGCAGAGCCGCCAGCGGCAGGAAGGCGTCTACCGCATCCTCGACATCCTGCTCGAGCACAAGCGTGCCGAGACGCTCTGCGGCATCGTCCACAACGCCTACCGCGAAGGCCAGGCCACCGAGATCGTCACGCTGGCCGAGCTGCGCACGCGCCGCTTCGACATGCTGACCTCGCTGGTGATCGGCAACCGCTTCACCCGCCGCAAGCGCGGCTGGATCTACACCCCGCGGGGCTACGGCAACTGGGACGACACGCCGGACACCGTCACCGCCGCCGGCCTGCCCGCGCGCGCCGTCTGGGTGTTCTCCGGCACCAGCGACGGCAACGCACTGGCGCGCGAGATCGCCGCCACCGGCCAGGGCGTGGTGGTGTCGAGCGCCAGCGACTACGGCGCCGCGCTGGCCGAACAGCACTGCCCCGGCGTGAGCGTCGTGGCCGGCCGCCTCGGCATCGAGCGCCGCCGCGAACTGCTGCGCGGGAGCGGCGCGCGCGCCATCGTCGATGCGACCCATCCGTATGCGGCCGACATGTCGCGGCAGTTGATCCGGCTTGCGCAAGAACTGGCCTTGCCCTACCTGCGCTACGAGCGGCCGGGCGATGCGCAAGCCGCCCCGGCGCAGCGGGCTGCCTCGATGGAAGACGCCGCGCGCCTGGCGATGCAGCACGGGCAGCGCATCTTCCTGGCCACCGGCTCGAAAGACCTCGCCGCCTTCGTCGGCGCGGACGGCGCCGGCCGCCACGCCTGGTTCGTGCGCGTCGCGCCGGACCCGGCCCACCTGCAGCGCGCCATCGACGCGGGCATTCCGCGCGCACGGCTGGTGGCGATGCAGGGCCCGTTCTCGCAGGCCGCCAACGAAGCGCTGTGGCGCGACTGGAACATCGACTGCGTGGTGACGAAGGACTCGGGCGATGCCGGCGGCTACCAGGCCAAGGCCGCCGCCGCCGCCGCGCTCGGCATCCCGCTGATCGTGGTCGACCGGCCGGCCGTCGACTATCCGGCGGTGGCGCGGGACTTTGCCGGCGTGCTGGCCCAACTCACCGATCTGGGCAATCCGGCCGATCGCAACAACGTCGAGGCCTGA
- a CDS encoding precorrin-8X methylmutase: MKTPDAYPDDAGDTDYAIVLAGHGSRDPDGVDEFMALVALLRARAGGRTVAHGFLEFATPTIDEAVAAVVAGGARTVVMVPGVLLAATHAKNDMPSELLALKQAHPEADFRFGAAMDLHPKLLALCRERIVEAEGRSARTVSRAESCLVVVGRGTSDPDANADIAKLARMLEEGLGFGTSLVCYAGTARPLVADGLKAAALLGYRRIVVLPYFLFDGVLVKRIYGAADDLAARHPELEVLAAPYLGVHPHVADVFLERAREGIEGRAAMNCALCKYRVQIVGFEEQVGTPQQGHHGLVRGLLGRNGATPAPTADWPPYVPHPIEAESMRIIDAGRDWSGVPADHQIVLKRLVHTSGDFDIVDDLYFSPGAVETGIRALLRCRRIVADVTMVQTGLKRAVLDQLGVQTWCGVHDEETRLLAEAHGITRSAAGIRRAWQKFGNDVVVAIGDAPTAIVELVRLVREHGWRPQLVVGLPVGFVGTRESKEALRRLMQVPRITNRGTRGGSPWAASAVNALMIAAIDQVYRQTPSRQQQQPQQQA, encoded by the coding sequence ATGAAGACCCCAGACGCTTACCCCGATGATGCCGGTGATACCGATTACGCCATCGTCCTGGCCGGCCACGGCAGCCGCGACCCCGACGGCGTCGACGAATTCATGGCGCTGGTGGCGCTGCTGCGCGCGCGCGCAGGCGGGCGCACCGTCGCGCACGGCTTCCTGGAGTTCGCCACGCCCACCATCGACGAGGCGGTTGCGGCCGTCGTGGCCGGCGGCGCCAGGACCGTGGTGATGGTGCCGGGCGTGCTGCTGGCGGCCACGCACGCCAAGAACGACATGCCGAGCGAACTGCTGGCGCTCAAGCAGGCCCACCCCGAGGCCGACTTCCGCTTCGGTGCAGCGATGGACCTGCACCCCAAGCTGCTGGCGCTGTGCCGCGAACGCATCGTCGAGGCCGAGGGCCGCTCGGCGCGGACCGTGTCGCGCGCCGAGTCGTGCCTGGTGGTGGTGGGACGCGGCACGTCGGACCCCGACGCCAACGCCGACATCGCCAAGCTCGCGCGCATGCTGGAAGAAGGCCTGGGCTTCGGCACCTCCCTGGTCTGCTACGCCGGCACCGCGCGCCCGCTGGTGGCCGATGGCCTGAAGGCCGCCGCGCTGCTCGGCTACCGGCGCATCGTCGTGCTGCCCTATTTCCTGTTCGACGGCGTGCTGGTCAAGCGCATCTACGGCGCCGCCGACGACTTGGCCGCGCGGCATCCGGAGCTTGAAGTGTTGGCCGCGCCTTACCTGGGCGTGCATCCGCACGTGGCGGACGTGTTCCTGGAGCGCGCCCGCGAGGGCATCGAAGGCCGCGCGGCGATGAACTGCGCGCTGTGCAAGTACCGCGTGCAGATCGTCGGCTTCGAAGAGCAGGTCGGCACGCCCCAGCAGGGGCATCACGGGCTGGTGCGCGGCCTGCTGGGCCGCAACGGCGCCACGCCCGCGCCCACCGCCGACTGGCCGCCCTACGTGCCGCACCCGATCGAGGCCGAGAGCATGCGCATCATCGATGCCGGGCGCGATTGGTCCGGCGTGCCGGCCGATCACCAGATCGTGCTCAAACGGCTGGTGCACACCAGCGGCGATTTCGACATCGTCGACGACCTGTATTTCTCGCCCGGCGCGGTGGAGACCGGCATCCGCGCCCTGCTGCGCTGCCGCCGCATCGTGGCCGACGTGACCATGGTGCAGACCGGCCTGAAGCGCGCGGTGCTCGATCAGTTGGGCGTGCAGACCTGGTGCGGCGTGCACGATGAAGAAACGCGCCTGCTGGCCGAGGCGCACGGCATCACCCGCTCGGCGGCCGGCATCCGCCGCGCGTGGCAAAAGTTCGGCAACGACGTGGTGGTCGCCATCGGCGACGCGCCGACCGCCATCGTGGAACTGGTACGGCTGGTGCGCGAGCACGGCTGGCGCCCGCAACTGGTGGTGGGGCTGCCGGTCGGCTTTGTCGGCACGCGCGAGAGCAAAGAGGCGCTGCGCCGGCTGATGCAGGTACCGCGCATCACCAACCGCGGCACGCGCGGGGGCTCGCCGTGGGCAGCCTCGGCGGTGAATGCGCTGATGATCGCCGCGATCGACCAGGTCTACCGGCAGACCCCGTCCCGGCAGCAACAACAGCCGCAGCAGCAGGCATAA